A single genomic interval of Hydrogenobacter sp. harbors:
- a CDS encoding DsrE family protein — translation MRKVVFLLKGDPFSWKAHEAFRVGMAIGINSEVSFVLIKDGVYALTRWYPEKLEIHGFDKLLENIDYVNVKLYVEDASAEERGLKEADFVKNVSFISADEIKEIIRNAEAVFVW, via the coding sequence ATGAGAAAGGTTGTCTTTTTACTTAAAGGTGATCCCTTCTCCTGGAAAGCTCACGAAGCTTTTCGTGTGGGTATGGCAATAGGTATAAACAGCGAGGTAAGTTTTGTGCTCATAAAAGATGGTGTCTATGCTCTCACACGCTGGTATCCTGAAAAATTAGAGATACATGGTTTTGATAAATTACTTGAGAACATAGATTATGTGAATGTAAAACTTTATGTGGAAGATGCATCCGCTGAAGAGAGAGGACTAAAAGAGGCGGATTTTGTGAAGAATGTTAGTTTTATAAGTGCTGACGAGATAAAAGAGATTATAAGGAATGCGGAGGCTGTATTCGTATGGTAA
- a CDS encoding DsrE family protein gives MGDNSEKGKMRFLFVVTSNPFAKDFSTLLYLVSALSKEGEVVMFFSGNGAYYLTRPEAKKFKDAGARLLYCAHSAHQRGVEKVPDFFESSSTYNLSKMLPEYDKVLVFN, from the coding sequence ATGGGAGATAATAGTGAGAAAGGTAAGATGAGATTCCTGTTTGTTGTAACGAGCAACCCATTTGCTAAGGACTTTAGCACACTGCTCTATCTGGTGAGTGCTCTATCTAAGGAAGGCGAAGTCGTTATGTTCTTTTCTGGTAACGGTGCTTACTACCTTACAAGACCTGAAGCAAAGAAGTTCAAAGATGCAGGTGCAAGGCTCCTTTACTGCGCACATTCAGCTCACCAGAGGGGTGTAGAAAAAGTTCCCGACTTTTTTGAAAGTAGCTCTACTTATAATCTCTCTAAGATGCTTCCTGAATATGATAAGGTTTTAGTGTTTAATTGA